One region of Syngnathus scovelli strain Florida chromosome 15, RoL_Ssco_1.2, whole genome shotgun sequence genomic DNA includes:
- the trim47 gene encoding E3 ubiquitin-protein ligase TRIM47 → MAASSSDDVRKELTCAICLDFFQDPVILKCGHNFCRVCISMHWDQNGFDYSYQCPQCRTVFTKRTFTKNYLVQNLVAKMDSLDCLGSNSSQSPAKVKDECELHGEELKLFCHEDNKRICVVCRESRAHRYHKMCPVSEVVDNLKGELRKRLRDLNIYKADCVKVMTTDERTKNDIRMKKQRLKEKVEADVGALVQFLLDERDTLLDNLDAEEAAAVAAVDDNLESIGAQAADATKHIADINQLLNGDAGFQSLVDTFNKALHQTYDEAKPADSPAEFPDFPGPFQLIMWKKMMHVLHTMPQNLTLDPDTAHPNLLISDFDTKVEELRNRGQEPDLSMRFTRFCGVLATAQYSGGQHYWEVDVRDKGVWYLGVTTEGSNRKGFVSLTPSAGYWSLCLQDRLYANGEDGRVPVADYWNSPRVGVYLDYDRGRLSFYDAVTMKRLYMFDTCFVEPVYPFFSPGKNDPGSRLCICHYY, encoded by the exons ATGGCCGCGTCGTCCAGCGACGACGTGAGAAAGGAGCTGACCTGCGCCATTTGCCTGGACTTTTTCCAAGACCCGGTCATCCTCAAGTGTGGACACAATTTCTGCCGTGTTTGCATCTCCATGCACTGGGACCAAAATGGCTTCGACTACAGCTACCAGTGCCCGCAGTGTCGAACG GTGTTCACCAAGAGGACTTTCACTAAGAACTACCTGGTACAGAACCTAGTAGCCAAGATGGACAGCTTGGATTGCTTGGGTTCGAACTCAAGTCAGAGCCCTGCCAAGGTGAAAGACGAGTGCGAGCTGCACGGCGAGGAGCTCAAGTTGTTCTGCCACGAGGACAACAAGCGCATCTGCGTGGTGTGTCGTGAGTCACGTGCACACAG GTATCACAAGATGTGTCCAGTCTCAGAGGTTGTGGATAATTTGAag GGGGAGTTGAGAAAGCGTCTGAGGGATCTCAATATTTACAAGGCGGACTGCGTCAAAGTCATGACCACCGACGAGCGCACCAAAAACGACATCAGG ATGAAGAAGCAGCGCCTGAAGGAGAAGGTGGAGGCGGACGTGGGTGCTCTGGTTCAGTTCCTGCTGGACGAGCGTGACACGCTGCTGGACAACCTGGACGCCGAGGAGGCGGCGGCCGTGGCGGCGGTGGACGACAATCTGGAGAGCATCGGCGCTCAGGCGGCCGACGCGACTAAGCACATCGCTGACATCAACCAGCTCCTCAACGGCGACGCCGGCTTCCAG AGCCTGGTGGACACCTTCAATAA AGCGTTGCACCAAACGTACGACGAGGCGAAGCCTGCCGACAGTCCCGCCGAGTTCCCCGACTTCCCTGGACCTTTCCAGCTCATCATGTGGAAGAAGATGATGCACGTTCTGCACACCA TGCCCCAGAACCTAACGCTGGACCCGGACACGGCGCACCCCAACCTCCTGATCTCGGACTTCGACACCAAGGTGGAGGAGCTGCGCAATCGCGGGCAGGAGCCCGACCTGTCGATGCGCTTCACGCGCTTTTGCGGCGTGCTGGCCACGGCCCAGTACTCCGGCGGGCAGCATTACTGGGAAGTGGACGTACGCGACAAGGGTGTGTGGTACCTGGGCGTCACCACCGAGGGCAGCAACCGCAAGGGCTTCGTCagcctcacgccctcggccggcTACTGGAGCCTGTGCCTGCAGGACCGCCTCTACGCCAACGGGGAGGACGGCCGCGTCCCCGTGGCCGACTACTGGAACTCACCACGCGTGGGCGTCTACCTGGACTACGACCGCGGGCGGCTCAGTTTCTACGACGCCGTCACCATGAAGCGCCTCTACATGTTCGACACCTGCTTCGTCGAGCCCGTCTACCCCTTCTTCAGCCCCGGCAAGAACGACCCGGGCAGCCGCCTCTGCATCTGCCACTACTACTGA
- the taf9 gene encoding transcription initiation factor TFIID subunit 9 produces MSAPKSIPKDAQVMMQILKDMGVTEYEPRVINQMLEFTYRYVTSIIEDAKIYATHAKKSTVDADDIKLAIQCRMDQSFTSPPPRDFLLEVARQKNQTPLPLIKPYTGPRLPPDRYCLTAPNYRLKFLPKKVGSAGRISAPRLSAVSGRPATPTLGNASVQQVGGAKVGTPVSLTGQRFAVQIPPPSQSGGTKSASHGTPATSSVLINSSLMGSKNILITTNMGAQSASSESLKRKHPDDYDAV; encoded by the exons ATGTCTGCACCCAAAAGCATCCCCAAAGATGCTCAG GTAATGATGCAGATCCTGAAGGACATGGGGGTCACAGAGTACGAGCCCCGCGTCATCAATCAGATGTTGGAATTCACTTACA GATACGTGACGAGCATTATCGAGGATGCGAAGATCTACGCCACGCACGCCAAGAAGTCCACTGTGGATGCTGACGACATTAAACTGGCCATTCAGTGCCGCATGGACCAGTCGTTTACATCGCCGCCACCCAGAGAT TTCCTGCTGGAGGTAGCCAGACAGAAGAACCAGACACCTCTGCCCCTCATCAAACCGTACACAGGCCCCCGCCTGCCACCGGACCGCTACTGCCTGACTGCCCCCAACTATCGCCTCAAATTCCTCCCCAAGAAGGTTGGGTCAGCCGGCAGGATATCGGCACCTCGCCTCAGCGCCGTCTCCGGCCGACCGGCCACACCCACTCTTG GAAACGCGTCGGTTCAGCAGGTGGGCGGGGCCAAGGTCGGAACGCCCGTGTCGCTGACGGGTCAAAGGTTCGCCGTGCAGATCCCGCCGCCCTCGCAGAGCGGCGGCACTAAAAGCG CATCGCACGGCACGCCCGCCACCTCCAGCGTGCTCATCAACTCGTCTTTGATGGGCTCCAAGAACATCCTCATCACCACCAACATGGGGGCTCAGAGCGCCAGCAGCGAGTCACTCAAAAGGAAACACCCGGACGACTACGACGCCGTGTGA
- the LOC125982352 gene encoding arrestin red cell isoform X1, translating into MGDKASTRVFKKSSPNCKVTVYLGKRDFVDHLDHVDPVDGVILVDPEYLKDRKVFVTLTCAFRYGREDLDVLGLSFRKDLYISTFQAFPPVPDERKANSRLQERLLKKLGQHAHPFYFTIPQNLPCSVTLQPGPEDTGKACGVDFEIRAFCAKNMEEKIQKRNSVRLVIRKVQYAPEKAGPQPMVETTRSFLMSDRSLHLEASLDKELYYHGEPISVNVHVTNNSTKTVKRVKISVRQYADICLFSTAQYKCPVAQLEADDQVSSSSTFCKVYTLTPTLDKNREKRGLALDGKLKHEDTNLASSTIVKDVTNKEVLGILVSYRVKVKLVVSRGGDVSVELPFILMHPKPADPPVSRPQSAAPESDPPIDTNLIEFDTNSVSQDDDFVFEDFARLRLKGVVDDKDEDC; encoded by the exons ATGGGCGACAAGGCGAGTACGAG AGTCTTCAAGAAATCCAGTCCAAACTGTAAG GTGACAGTCTACCTGGGCAAGCGGGACTTCGTGGACCACCTCGACCACGTGGATCCAGTCG ACGGTGTCATCTTGGTGGATCCCGAGTACCTGAAGGACCGGAAAG tcttcgtCACACTGACTTGCGCCTTCCGTTATGGCCGCGAGGACTTGGACGTGTTGGGTCTGTCCTTCCGCAAGGACCTGTACATCTCCACCTTCCAG gcCTTCCCGCCCGTCCCTGATGAGCGCAAAGCCAACAGTCGACTGCAGGAGAGGCTCCTCAAGAAGTTGGGCCAGCACGCGCACCCTTTCTACTTCACT atcCCTCAAAATCTTCCATGTTCCGTCACACTGCAGCCTGGACCTGAAGACACCGGCAAG GCGTGCGGCGTGGACTTTGAGATCCGAGCATTCTGTGCCAAGAACATGGAGGAGAAGATCCAAAAGAG GAACTCTGTGCGTCTGGTGATCCGCAAGGTGCAGTACGCTCCGGAGAAGGCGGGACCTCAGCCCATGGTGGAGACCACTCGCAGCTTCTTGATGTCGGACAGGTCGCTGCACTTGGAGGCGTCGCTGGACAAGGAG CTGTACTACCACGGCGAGCCCATCAGCGTCAACGTGCACGTGACCAACAACTCCACCAAGACGGTCAAGAGGGTCAAGATCTCAG TGCGTCAGTACGCCGACATCTGTTTGTTCAGCACGGCGCAGTACAAATGTCCCGTGGCGCAGCTGGAGGCCGA CGACCAGGTGTCGTCGAGCTCCACCTTCTGCAAAGTGTACACGCTGACGCCGACCCTGGACAAGAACCGCGAGAAACGAGGCCTGGCGCTGGACGGGAAGCTCAAACATGAAGATACCAACTTAGCCTCCTCCACCAT CGTCAAGGATGTGACCAACAAGGAGGTTCTGGGCATTCTGGTATCCTACAGGGTCAAAGTCAAGCTGGTGGTCTCACGTGGCGG CGACGTGTCGGTGGAACTGCCGTTCATCCTCATGCACCCGAAACCGGCCGACCCCCCCGTGTCACGTCCGCAGTCAG CCGCGCCAGAGTCGGACCCGCCCATCGACACCAACCTGATCGAGTTCGACACCAA CAGCGTCTCCCAGGACGACGACTTTGTTTTCGAGGACTTCGCCCGGCTGCGTCTCAAAGGCGTGGTGGACGACAAAGATGAGGACTGCTAG
- the LOC125982352 gene encoding arrestin red cell isoform X2, with amino-acid sequence MGDKASTRVFKKSSPNCKVTVYLGKRDFVDHLDHVDPVDGVILVDPEYLKDRKVFVTLTCAFRYGREDLDVLGLSFRKDLYISTFQAFPPVPDERKANSRLQERLLKKLGQHAHPFYFTIPQNLPCSVTLQPGPEDTGKACGVDFEIRAFCAKNMEEKIQKRNSVRLVIRKVQYAPEKAGPQPMVETTRSFLMSDRSLHLEASLDKELYYHGEPISVNVHVTNNSTKTVKRVKISVRQYADICLFSTAQYKCPVAQLEADDQVSSSSTFCKVYTLTPTLDKNREKRGLALDGKLKHEDTNLASSTIVKDVTNKEVLGILVSYRVKVKLVVSRGGDVSVELPFILMHPKPADPPVSRPQSAAPESDPPIDTNLIEFDTNVSQDDDFVFEDFARLRLKGVVDDKDEDC; translated from the exons ATGGGCGACAAGGCGAGTACGAG AGTCTTCAAGAAATCCAGTCCAAACTGTAAG GTGACAGTCTACCTGGGCAAGCGGGACTTCGTGGACCACCTCGACCACGTGGATCCAGTCG ACGGTGTCATCTTGGTGGATCCCGAGTACCTGAAGGACCGGAAAG tcttcgtCACACTGACTTGCGCCTTCCGTTATGGCCGCGAGGACTTGGACGTGTTGGGTCTGTCCTTCCGCAAGGACCTGTACATCTCCACCTTCCAG gcCTTCCCGCCCGTCCCTGATGAGCGCAAAGCCAACAGTCGACTGCAGGAGAGGCTCCTCAAGAAGTTGGGCCAGCACGCGCACCCTTTCTACTTCACT atcCCTCAAAATCTTCCATGTTCCGTCACACTGCAGCCTGGACCTGAAGACACCGGCAAG GCGTGCGGCGTGGACTTTGAGATCCGAGCATTCTGTGCCAAGAACATGGAGGAGAAGATCCAAAAGAG GAACTCTGTGCGTCTGGTGATCCGCAAGGTGCAGTACGCTCCGGAGAAGGCGGGACCTCAGCCCATGGTGGAGACCACTCGCAGCTTCTTGATGTCGGACAGGTCGCTGCACTTGGAGGCGTCGCTGGACAAGGAG CTGTACTACCACGGCGAGCCCATCAGCGTCAACGTGCACGTGACCAACAACTCCACCAAGACGGTCAAGAGGGTCAAGATCTCAG TGCGTCAGTACGCCGACATCTGTTTGTTCAGCACGGCGCAGTACAAATGTCCCGTGGCGCAGCTGGAGGCCGA CGACCAGGTGTCGTCGAGCTCCACCTTCTGCAAAGTGTACACGCTGACGCCGACCCTGGACAAGAACCGCGAGAAACGAGGCCTGGCGCTGGACGGGAAGCTCAAACATGAAGATACCAACTTAGCCTCCTCCACCAT CGTCAAGGATGTGACCAACAAGGAGGTTCTGGGCATTCTGGTATCCTACAGGGTCAAAGTCAAGCTGGTGGTCTCACGTGGCGG CGACGTGTCGGTGGAACTGCCGTTCATCCTCATGCACCCGAAACCGGCCGACCCCCCCGTGTCACGTCCGCAGTCAG CCGCGCCAGAGTCGGACCCGCCCATCGACACCAACCTGATCGAGTTCGACACCAA CGTCTCCCAGGACGACGACTTTGTTTTCGAGGACTTCGCCCGGCTGCGTCTCAAAGGCGTGGTGGACGACAAAGATGAGGACTGCTAG
- the ap4m1 gene encoding AP-4 complex subunit mu-1: MISQVFILSSKGDRLVYKDFRGEIGSDAVGLFYDKVTALTGDQPPVVMTHRNIHFVHVWQGGLYLVATTTAADSSPFAIIDFLNRLAALIKDYCGALSEKTVQMNFALIYELLDEMLDYGYVQSTSCDVLKNFIQTEAQSSRPFSLLDLANVGLFGADTQQSKVAPSSAATRPLQGGKSEIFVDVVERMSVVMSSNGMPMKAEVEGEVKVKCFLPGCSEIRIGLNEDLSVGSSHLAGYGGAVRVDECAFHPAVRLDDFEAHRILRLSPSQGEQSVMQYRLADRLPLAPPFRLFPTIEKDNAGRLLMFFKLRCNLPPKSSAVNVSASVRVPKGCISLSQELSSPDQSAELQPHNRAVIWKIPRFPGGTQLSASFKLDIPGLSSASTLEVGPVGMTFELPKVTASGLHVRFLRLAPTQHRGPTQRWVRYVTHSDSYAIRI; this comes from the exons ATGATCTCGCAGGTCTTCATCTTGTCATCCAAAGGCGACCGCCTCGTCTATAAAGATT TCCGAGGAGAGATCGGGAGTGACGCCGTCGGCCTTTTTTATGACAAAGTAACAGCATTGACTGGAGACCAACCTcctgttgtcatg ACGCACAGAAACATCCACTTCGTGCACGTGTGGCAGGGAGGACTGTACCTGGTCGCTACCACCACTGCAGCAGACTCCTCTCCCTTCGCCATCATCGACTTCCTCAACAG GTTGGCTGCCCTCATCAAAGATTATTGTGGCGCTCTGTCGGAGAAGACGGTGCAGATGAACTTTGCGCTCATCTACGAACTTCTGGATGAGATGCTG GATTACGGCTACGTCCAGTCCACATCCTGTGACGTCCTGAAGAACTTCATCCAGACGGAGGCGCAGTCGTCACGACCCTTCAGCTTGTTAGACCTCGCCAATGTGGGGCTG TTTGGAGCTGACACGCAGCAGAGCAAAGTGGCGCCCAGTTCTGCTGCCACCAGGCCTTTGCAG GGAGGGAAAAGCGAGATCTTTGTGGACGTCGTAGAAAGGATGTCTGTCGTCATGAGCTCCAAC GGCATGCCGATGAAGGCGGAGGTGGAGGGCGAGGTCAAGGTCAAGTGTTTCCTGCCCGGTTGCTCGG AGATTCGCATCGGCCTCAACGAGGATCTCAGCGTGGGCAGCTCGCATCTCGCAG GTTACGGCGGGGCGGTCCGCGTGGACGAGTGCGCCTTCCACCCGGCGGTCCGACTGGACGACTTTGAGGCCCATCGCATCCTGCGACTCAGCCCCAGCCAGGGCGAG CAAAGCGTCATGCAGTACCGACTGGCCGACCGTCTGCCCTTAGCCCCGCCCTTCCGACTCTTTCCCACCATTGAGAAAGACAACGCAGGAAG gctgctgatgttctTCAAGCTACGCTGCAACTTGCCACCCAAAAG CTCGGCGGTCAACGTGAGCGCCAGCGTCCGCGTACCCAAAGGCTGCATCAG TTTGTCGCAGGAGCTCAGCAGTCCCGATCAAAGCGCCGAGCTGCAGCCGCACAACCGAGCTGTCATCTGGAAGATTCCGCGCTTTCCCGGGGGGACGCAGCTGTCGGCCAGCTTCAAG CTGGACATTCCCGGCCTAAGCTCCGCCTCCACACTGGAGGTCGGTCCGGTGGGTATGACCTTCGAGCTGCCCAAAGTGACGGCCAGCGGCCTCCACGTGCGCTTCCTGCGGCTGGCGCCCACGCAGCATCGCGGACCCACCCAGCGCTGGGTACGCTACGTCACGCACTCTGACTCATACGCCATCCGCATCTGA
- the rbmx2 gene encoding RNA-binding motif protein, X-linked 2 has translation MNPLTKIKLINELNEREANLGINEKASWHSEYKDSAWVFIGGFPYELSEGDVICVFSQYGEIVNINLVRDKKTGKSKGFCFLCYEDQRSTILAVDNLNGIKIKGRTIRVDHVRDYRPPKDHEDIDDITRQLREEGCAPSINHEPPSSPSPEEVVIPTKKSKKDKKEKKKKEKKKKKKASRESSSSSSSSSASPPPPVAAIRVKEEKEDSVYDKYNHKRAPVKEDRGNGEKRRGDDERRKGYEEKRRRGDDEERRRGDDEERRRGDDEERRRGDDERRRRDEERRRRDDERYRR, from the exons ATGAA TCCACTGACTAAAATAAAGCTGATCAATGAGCTCAATGAGCGGGAAGCTAACCTggggatcaatgagaaggcttctTGGCACAGCGAGTACAAGGACAGCGCCTGGGTATTTATAG GAGGTTTCCCGTACGAACTGAGCGAAGGCGACGTCATCTGCGTCTTCTCGCA ATATGGTGAGATCGTCAACATCAATCTGGTGCGAGACAAGAAGACAGGCAAGTCCAAAGGCTTCTGCTTCCTGTGCTACGAGGACCAGAGGAGCACCATCTTGGCGGTGGACAACTTAAACGGCATCAAG ATCAAAGGTCGCACCATCCGCGTAGACCACGTCCGGGACTATCGCCCGCCCAAAGACCACGAAGACATTGATGACATAACGCGGCAACTCAGGGAGGAAGGATGCGCTCCCTCCATCAACCACGAACCGCCTTCCTCCCCGTCACCCGAGGAAGTCGTCATCCCCACCAAGAAGAGCAAGAAAG ATaagaaagagaagaagaagaaggagaaaaagaaaaagaagaaagctAGCCGagaatcgtcatcatcatcatcatcctcctctgcttctcctcctcctcctgttgcTGCCATTCGAGTGAAAGAAGAGAAGGAAGACAGTGTCTATGACAAGTacaaccacaagagggcgccagtCAAGGAGGACAGGGGGAATGGAGAGAAGAGGCGAGGAGATGATGAGAGAAGAAAAGGATACGAAGAAAAAAGGAGACGAGGAGATGACGAAGAGAGAAGGCGAGGAGATGACGAAGAGAGAAGGCGAGGAGATGACGAAGAGAGAAGGCGAGGAGACGACGAGAGGAGACGACGAGACGAGGAGAGAAGACGGCGAGACGACGAGAGGTACAGAAGGTGA
- the LOC125982339 gene encoding neuronal acetylcholine receptor subunit alpha-10 — protein MTRKMAKKCGFYLVFLLLFLPACQSAHGRYAHKLLRDLLANYTNALRPVADTEHVINVTLQVTLSQIIDMDERNQILTTYLWVRQVWMDAFLAWKKDDYDGLDTIRIPSSYVWRPDIVLYNSADDEFSSSMETNVVLRHDGQVMWDQPAITKSSCSVDVAFFPFDMQQCHLTFGSWTHNGNQMDLFNALDSADLADFIPNVEWEILGMPAKKNVILYGCCSDPYPDITFTLHLKRRSSFYIFNLLLPCMMISFLAPLGFYLPADSGEKVSLGVTVLLALTVFQLLVAESMPPSESVPLIGKYYIATMLMVTASTALTIFIMNIHHCGPEGRPVPAWAERFILKYLARVCFVHEAAEADENPQQESDGKKCNGEARGCDRSVQKDDTFVVLEESADSGDGERSGGVAESGKEACGACQHQRGLRSNVEYIASAYQDQRIAQVRVGEWRKLAKVMDRFFMWLFFIMVFIMSILILGKAV, from the exons ATGACGAGGAAGATGGCCAAGAAGTGCGGATTCTACCTCGTGtttcttctcctttttctccctg CGTGCCAGTCGGCGCACGGCCGCTACGCTCACAAACTGCTGCGCGACTTATTGGCCAACTACACCAACGCCTTGCGGCCGGTGGCAGATACGGAGCACGTCATCAACGTGACGCTGCAGGTCACGCTGTCGCAGATCATCGACATG GATGAGAGGAACCAGATCCTGACGACCTACCTGTGGGTACGGCAGGTGTGGATGGACGCCTTCCTGGCCTGGAAGAAGGACGACTACGACGGGCTGGACACCATCCGCATCCCGAGCAGCTACGTGTGGCGGCCCGACATCGTCCTTTACAACAG CGCCGATGACGAGTTCTCCAGCTCCATGGAGACCAACGTGGTTCTGAGGCACGACGGTCAGGTGATGTGGGACCAGCCGGCCATCACCAAGAGCTCATGTTCGGTAGATGTGGCCTTCTTCCCCTTCGACATGCAGCAGTGTCATCTCACGTTCGGCTCCTGGACTCACAACGGTAACCAGATGGATTTGTTCAACGCCTTGGACAGCGCCGACCTGGCGGACTTCATCCCCAACGTGGAGTGGGAG ATCCTGGGCATGCCCGCCAAGAAAAACGTGATCCTATACGGGTGCTGCTCGGATCCGTACCCGGACATCACCTTTACTTTGCACCTGAAGCGGAGGTCCTCCTTCTACATCTTCAACCTGCTCCTTCCTTGCATGATGATCTCCTTCCTGGCTCCGCTGGGCTTCTATCTGCCGGCCGACTCCGGAGAGAAGGTCTCGCTGGgggtcaccgtcctgctggcgctCACCGTCTTCCAGCTGCTGGTGGCCGAGAGCATGCCGCCGTCCGAGAGCGTCCCGCTCATCG GAAAGTACTACATCGCCACCATGCTGATGGTGACGGCGTCGACAGCGCTCACCATTTTCATCATGAACATCCACCACTGCGGCCCCGAAGGACGCCCCGTGCCGGCTTGGGCCGAACGCTTCATCCTCAAATATTTGGCCCGCGTGTGTTTCGTGCACGAGGCGGCGGAGGCGGACGAGAACCCGCAGCAGGAATCCGACGGCAAGAAGTGCAACGGGGAGGCGCGCGGGTGCGACAGGAGCGTGCAGAAGGATGACACCTTCGTCGTCCTGGAGGAGAGCGCAGACAGCGGCGATGGCGAGCGGTCGGGAGGCGTGGCGGAGAGCGGGAAGGAGGCGTGCGGCGCGTGTCAACATCAGCGAGGACTGCGCAGCAACGTGGAGTACATCGCCAGCGCCTACCAGGACCAACGCATCGCGCAGGTCCGCGTTGGCGAATGGAGGAAGCTGGCCAAGGTCATGGATCGATTCTTCATGTGGCTCTTCTTTATCATGGTCTTCATCATGAGCATCCTCATCCTGGGCAAAGCCGTCTGA